The following coding sequences are from one Nicotiana tomentosiformis chromosome 3, ASM39032v3, whole genome shotgun sequence window:
- the LOC138907800 gene encoding uncharacterized protein has product MGSLAYIPVGERPFALVVQALANQFVRLDVSEPSRVLACTVIWSSLFKHFRDRQDDDPHLLVLRDTVRHGGANHVTIGDDGVLRMQGRICVPNVDGLRELIL; this is encoded by the coding sequence atgggtagccttgcatatattccagttggtgagagaccgtttgcATTggttgttcaggccttggctaaccagttcgtgaggttagatgtttctgagcctagtcgtgttctagcttgtacagttatTTGGTCTTCTTTGTTTAAGCAtttcagagatcggcaggatgacgatcctcatttacttgtccttagagacacagtgagGCACGGGGGTGCCAAtcatgttactattggagatgacggagttctgaggatgcagggtcgcatttgtgtgcctaatgtggatggacttcgtgagttgatcctttag